In Levilactobacillus brevis, a single genomic region encodes these proteins:
- a CDS encoding heme-binding protein, with translation MNEEQLKELVRGVLAGQGEPGNNLFDRHKMERVIDAAVAKADELKVGVTICIMDQATTPQMMYHMPNANLVSVTLAPKKAWSAIAMKEPTKAISRDIQPGGPLYQMETMLDGQLVSFPGGIPLEIEDIAIGAIGVSGGLIEEDQAICEAAVAAFLKESK, from the coding sequence ATGAATGAAGAACAACTTAAAGAATTGGTGCGCGGGGTCTTAGCCGGTCAGGGCGAGCCGGGCAATAATCTCTTCGACCGTCATAAGATGGAACGGGTGATTGACGCAGCGGTTGCCAAGGCCGATGAACTCAAGGTCGGTGTGACCATCTGTATCATGGACCAGGCGACCACGCCACAGATGATGTACCACATGCCCAACGCCAACCTGGTCAGCGTCACGCTGGCCCCGAAGAAAGCTTGGTCGGCGATTGCCATGAAGGAACCCACCAAGGCGATTAGCCGTGATATCCAACCGGGAGGACCGTTGTATCAGATGGAAACCATGCTGGACGGTCAATTGGTCTCATTTCCCGGCGGTATTCCGTTAGAGATTGAAGACATTGCCATCGGCGCGATTGGCGTCAGTGGTGGTCTGATTGAAGAGGATCAAGCAATTTGTGAAGCAGCGGTGGCTGCCTTTCTAAAGGAGAGTAAGTAG
- the deoC gene encoding deoxyribose-phosphate aldolase, which yields MTLTTAQLAKYIDHTNLKADATEASIKQTCDEAKKFDTASVCVNSYWIPFVAEQLKDSDVNPIAVVGFPLGAMATDSEVFEANKAIDDGAEEIDMVINVGELKAGNNDKVGKDILALAEAVHAKGKLLKVILETCLLNNEEIIRACKLSEQAGADFVKTSTGFSTAGAKIEDVKLMRETVGDRLGVKASGGIHSKDEALAMIDAGASRLGVSATVAILTGEAAGTKSGY from the coding sequence ATGACATTAACGACTGCACAATTAGCAAAATACATTGATCACACTAACTTAAAGGCTGACGCAACTGAAGCCAGCATCAAACAAACCTGTGACGAAGCTAAGAAATTTGATACAGCTTCCGTCTGTGTTAACTCCTACTGGATTCCGTTCGTTGCTGAGCAATTGAAGGACAGCGACGTTAACCCAATCGCCGTTGTTGGTTTCCCACTCGGAGCCATGGCAACGGACAGTGAAGTCTTTGAAGCCAACAAAGCCATTGACGATGGGGCCGAAGAAATCGACATGGTCATCAACGTTGGTGAGTTGAAAGCCGGTAACAACGATAAGGTTGGCAAGGACATCTTAGCCTTAGCCGAAGCTGTTCACGCCAAGGGTAAATTATTGAAGGTTATCTTGGAAACTTGCCTGTTAAACAATGAAGAAATCATTCGGGCCTGCAAGTTAAGTGAACAAGCCGGTGCCGACTTCGTGAAGACCTCGACTGGGTTCTCAACGGCGGGTGCCAAGATTGAAGACGTGAAATTAATGCGTGAAACTGTCGGCGACCGTTTGGGTGTCAAGGCTTCCGGTGGGATTCACAGCAAGGACGAAGCCTTAGCGATGATCGATGCTGGTGCCAGTCGTTTGGGTGTCAGTGCTACGGTAGCCATCTTGACGGGTGAAGCTGCTGGGACGAAGTCAGGTTATTAA
- a CDS encoding aldehyde dehydrogenase EutE — MQTEEIEQAIRKILNEELSQKPGANAAAAPGNNGIFKTVNEAIAAAKAAQIDFGDQPIAVRNQVIDAIREGFRPYIQTMAERIHEETGMGTVSAKVAKLHNALYNTPGPELLQPEVETGDAGLVMYEYAPFGVIGAVGPSTNPSETVIANAIMMLAGGNTVFFGAHPGAKNITRWTIEKLNEFVAKATGLHNLVVSLETPSIESVQEVMHHPDVAMLSITGGPAVVHQALISGKKAVGAGAGNPPAMVDATANIALAAHNIVDSAAFDNNILCTAEKEVVVEAAVKDDLMTRMQNEGAFLVTKATDIQKLVDMTIGPKGDPDRKFVGKDATFILDEAGIRYTGKPTLIILEAAKDHPLVTTEMLMPILPIVTCPDFKAVLATATEIEGGLHHTASIHSENLPHINQAAHRLNTSIFVVNGPTYCGTGVATNGAHSGASALTIATPTGEGTATSKTYTRRRRLNSPEGFSLRTWEA; from the coding sequence ATGCAAACAGAAGAAATCGAACAAGCAATCCGCAAAATTTTGAATGAAGAATTAAGCCAAAAGCCAGGGGCCAACGCGGCCGCAGCACCCGGCAACAACGGAATCTTCAAGACCGTCAACGAAGCCATTGCCGCGGCAAAGGCCGCCCAGATTGACTTTGGCGACCAGCCAATCGCCGTGCGTAATCAAGTGATTGACGCGATTCGTGAGGGCTTCCGGCCGTACATTCAAACCATGGCGGAACGGATTCACGAGGAAACCGGGATGGGGACGGTCAGCGCTAAAGTTGCCAAGTTACACAATGCACTGTACAACACGCCGGGTCCCGAACTGCTTCAACCGGAAGTGGAAACGGGTGACGCCGGGCTGGTGATGTACGAATACGCCCCATTCGGTGTGATTGGTGCCGTGGGTCCTAGTACCAATCCGTCCGAAACGGTGATTGCCAACGCCATCATGATGTTGGCCGGGGGCAACACGGTCTTCTTCGGTGCCCATCCTGGTGCGAAGAACATCACGCGCTGGACGATCGAAAAGCTCAATGAATTCGTGGCCAAGGCAACCGGCCTGCACAACTTGGTGGTTTCTCTGGAAACGCCGTCGATTGAATCCGTGCAGGAAGTCATGCACCATCCGGACGTCGCCATGCTCTCCATCACTGGGGGTCCCGCCGTGGTTCACCAAGCCTTGATTAGTGGTAAGAAGGCTGTGGGGGCCGGTGCCGGCAATCCACCTGCCATGGTCGATGCAACGGCGAACATTGCCTTAGCCGCCCACAACATCGTGGATTCCGCCGCGTTTGACAACAACATCCTCTGCACCGCCGAAAAAGAAGTGGTGGTAGAGGCTGCCGTCAAGGACGACCTGATGACGCGGATGCAAAATGAAGGCGCCTTCTTGGTTACCAAGGCCACCGATATTCAGAAGTTAGTCGACATGACCATCGGGCCTAAGGGCGATCCGGACCGGAAGTTTGTCGGTAAGGATGCGACCTTCATCCTGGACGAAGCGGGTATTCGTTACACTGGGAAACCAACGCTGATCATTCTCGAAGCCGCCAAGGACCACCCACTGGTGACGACGGAAATGTTGATGCCGATCCTACCAATCGTGACGTGCCCAGACTTCAAGGCTGTTCTGGCAACCGCCACCGAGATTGAAGGCGGCCTGCACCACACGGCTTCGATTCACTCCGAAAACTTACCGCACATTAACCAGGCGGCGCACCGCTTGAATACATCAATCTTCGTGGTCAACGGCCCAACTTACTGTGGAACCGGGGTAGCCACGAACGGTGCTCACAGTGGGGCTTCAGCCTTGACGATTGCGACACCAACGGGGGAAGGGACGGCCACGTCCAAGACCTACACGCGCCGGCGCCGGCTCAACTCACCAGAAGGGTTCTCACTACGGACTTGGGAGGCGTAA
- a CDS encoding phosphopentomutase, translating into MDMKFKRIFGLVMDSVGTGAAPDSVNYGDEGADTLGHVGHYYAGKLALPNLAKLGISNLRDTPIEGVPVADAPKAYYGKMQEISAGKDSMDGHWEMMGLPVRKALSTYPNGFPADLLKKLEAFSGRKIIGNRPESGTKIIAELGEQQMAKGDLIVYTSGDSVLQIAAHEDVIPLEELYKICEYARSLVNGPENLIGRVIARPYVGPDAQHFTRTANRRDFTLEPTGETDMDRLQAAGIHTVGVGKINDIFSGHGIDEGYHNESNMDGMDHVDHVMQEDFTGFCFINLVDFDAMYGHRRNPKGFGQALMDFDQRLGTVMANMHDDDLLMITADHGNDPTYTGTDHTREFVPLLAYSPSFKQGGSLGIRSPFSDFGATVLDNFGVAGNDAGHSFLADLN; encoded by the coding sequence ATGGATATGAAGTTTAAACGCATTTTCGGTTTAGTGATGGATTCTGTCGGGACGGGGGCCGCACCGGACTCTGTGAACTACGGTGACGAAGGAGCCGATACTCTGGGTCATGTGGGTCACTACTACGCGGGCAAGCTAGCCTTACCGAACCTGGCTAAATTGGGGATATCCAATCTCCGGGATACACCGATCGAAGGGGTTCCCGTCGCTGACGCCCCCAAGGCTTACTACGGCAAGATGCAAGAAATCTCCGCCGGCAAGGATTCGATGGATGGTCACTGGGAAATGATGGGCCTGCCCGTTCGCAAGGCCTTGAGTACTTATCCCAACGGCTTCCCGGCTGACTTGTTAAAGAAATTGGAAGCGTTCTCAGGACGGAAGATTATTGGTAACCGGCCCGAATCCGGGACCAAGATCATCGCCGAATTGGGTGAACAACAGATGGCCAAGGGCGATTTGATCGTTTACACATCCGGCGACTCGGTACTTCAGATTGCCGCCCATGAAGACGTGATTCCGCTCGAAGAACTTTACAAGATTTGTGAATACGCGCGTTCTCTGGTGAACGGTCCGGAAAACTTGATTGGCCGGGTCATTGCACGGCCATACGTGGGACCCGATGCGCAACACTTTACGCGGACGGCCAACCGGCGTGACTTCACCTTGGAACCGACCGGGGAGACCGACATGGATCGCCTGCAAGCCGCTGGCATCCATACGGTCGGCGTGGGGAAGATTAACGACATCTTCTCCGGTCACGGTATCGACGAAGGCTACCACAATGAAAGCAACATGGACGGGATGGATCACGTCGATCACGTCATGCAAGAAGACTTTACTGGCTTTTGCTTCATTAACTTGGTGGACTTCGATGCGATGTACGGTCACCGGCGGAATCCCAAGGGCTTTGGTCAAGCCTTAATGGACTTTGACCAACGCCTCGGCACCGTCATGGCCAACATGCACGACGATGACCTGTTGATGATTACCGCTGACCATGGGAACGACCCGACCTATACCGGGACGGACCACACCCGTGAATTTGTGCCGTTGCTGGCCTACTCCCCAAGCTTCAAACAAGGGGGGAGCCTAGGTATCCGGTCACCATTCTCGGACTTTGGCGCAACTGTGTTGGATAACTTTGGCGTGGCCGGCAACGACGCGGGTCACAGTTTCTTAGCTGACTTGAACTAG
- a CDS encoding tyrosine-protein phosphatase: protein MTARVLHLQGGFNFRELGGYLGTDDRPVRWHRLLRTAHLASLTPADCLQLQAIGVRLVIDLRSTAETQAAPDRLGPQMRYCHLPVFDDDEAESAASVAELQRRFSRDPRSGYHRMMRVYRRLVTAPQAQAAYRRLFPILLQVPCDEGIIFHCSAGKDRTGMAAIFILAALGVSSEQLLADYLLTNPASAEHIDQRVAAVKLGNGRTNFQHAVRDLASVNPDYFEQALSLIDYAYGGLTPYLRDVLGVATADRVALQRRFLLPR from the coding sequence ATGACGGCAAGAGTCTTACATCTCCAGGGGGGCTTCAACTTTCGTGAGTTGGGCGGCTATCTGGGGACCGACGACCGACCAGTGCGGTGGCATCGGTTGTTGCGCACGGCCCATCTGGCGAGTCTGACGCCGGCCGATTGCCTGCAGTTACAGGCCATTGGTGTGCGGTTAGTCATCGATCTTCGCTCCACCGCGGAGACGCAAGCCGCGCCGGATCGGTTGGGCCCACAGATGCGGTACTGTCATCTACCGGTCTTCGATGACGACGAGGCTGAGAGTGCGGCGTCGGTGGCCGAATTGCAACGGCGCTTCAGTCGCGACCCGCGCAGTGGTTATCACCGGATGATGCGGGTCTACCGTCGTCTGGTGACGGCTCCTCAGGCGCAAGCGGCGTATCGCCGATTGTTTCCAATTCTCCTGCAGGTACCGTGCGATGAAGGCATTATCTTTCACTGCTCGGCCGGTAAGGATCGGACGGGGATGGCGGCGATCTTCATCTTAGCGGCGCTTGGCGTCTCCTCGGAGCAGCTGCTAGCCGACTATTTGCTGACGAACCCAGCCTCGGCCGAACATATCGACCAGCGGGTGGCGGCCGTTAAATTAGGCAACGGCCGCACCAACTTTCAGCATGCGGTCCGTGACCTCGCGTCGGTGAATCCGGACTACTTCGAGCAGGCACTGTCACTCATCGACTACGCGTACGGCGGCCTCACACCGTATCTGCGTGATGTTTTGGGTGTGGCGACGGCGGATCGGGTGGCGTTACAGCGGCGCTTTCTACTGCCGCGCTAG
- a CDS encoding iron-containing alcohol dehydrogenase, with product MEKFSLATTIYSGNDSLSRLELLKNETIFLVCDAFLPDTPALKQILSKIDGSNQVAVFANVKPDPPLETIVDGVKQYVPVAPTIVIGIGGGSAIDTAKGIRFFGDKLRQDGIKKFIAIPTTSGTGSEVTQHCVLSDPENHRKYPIMEDFLRPDEALLDPQLVMTAPKSVTAYSGLDVLTHSLESLVAVDANVLTDGLAEKGVDVMTHDLVTCFKHGDDEAARKRVHEISCAAGIAFSNAGLGICHSLAHQLGANFHVPHGLANAMLLPHVVGYNAAHDQTACAKYAQAARKAGLAANGMGDRVAVRRLISHIHQMMVQMDCPQTLQAFGVDLKVAVDMTETVVANAKLDATFPGNPVVPTDDDLAKLYQQIIK from the coding sequence ATGGAAAAATTTTCACTCGCAACGACGATTTATTCGGGCAATGATAGCCTGTCACGGCTGGAATTGTTGAAGAATGAAACGATCTTTCTGGTCTGTGATGCTTTTCTGCCGGACACCCCGGCGCTGAAGCAGATCCTATCCAAGATTGACGGCAGTAATCAGGTGGCGGTCTTTGCCAACGTGAAGCCCGATCCGCCGCTGGAAACCATCGTCGACGGCGTCAAGCAGTATGTGCCGGTCGCCCCAACCATCGTGATTGGGATTGGGGGCGGGTCCGCCATCGATACGGCCAAGGGGATTCGCTTCTTCGGCGATAAGCTACGACAGGACGGCATCAAGAAGTTCATCGCCATTCCCACCACGAGTGGGACCGGTTCCGAGGTCACCCAACACTGTGTGCTCTCTGATCCCGAGAATCACCGGAAGTATCCGATCATGGAAGACTTCCTGCGGCCAGACGAAGCGCTACTGGACCCACAGTTGGTCATGACCGCGCCGAAGTCGGTGACGGCTTATTCCGGCCTCGACGTCTTGACCCATTCACTGGAGTCATTGGTGGCGGTGGACGCGAACGTCCTGACCGATGGCTTAGCCGAGAAGGGCGTCGACGTGATGACCCACGACCTCGTGACCTGCTTCAAACACGGCGATGATGAGGCAGCAAGAAAACGGGTGCACGAGATCTCCTGTGCCGCCGGAATTGCCTTTAGCAACGCCGGTCTGGGCATCTGTCACTCGCTGGCTCACCAGCTCGGCGCTAATTTCCACGTGCCCCACGGTCTGGCAAACGCCATGCTCCTGCCTCACGTGGTCGGCTACAACGCCGCGCACGATCAAACGGCCTGCGCTAAGTACGCCCAGGCTGCGCGCAAGGCCGGTCTGGCTGCTAACGGCATGGGCGACCGGGTCGCGGTTCGTCGATTGATCAGTCATATTCACCAGATGATGGTACAGATGGACTGTCCGCAGACGCTCCAAGCCTTTGGCGTTGATCTGAAGGTCGCGGTTGATATGACCGAGACGGTGGTTGCTAACGCCAAACTGGATGCGACCTTCCCGGGAAACCCGGTTGTACCAACGGACGACGACTTGGCCAAGCTCTACCAACAAATTATCAAGTAG
- a CDS encoding BMC domain-containing protein translates to MSREIDRTIQEYVPGKQVTLAHIVANPTADIYEKLGIQTPKNALGILTITPSEASIIAGDVATKSSNVKLGFIDRFSGSVVIVGEVSEVEAALRQVIATLHSLLDFDIPEITRT, encoded by the coding sequence ATGAGTCGAGAGATTGACCGCACCATTCAGGAGTATGTGCCGGGGAAGCAGGTCACGTTAGCCCATATCGTGGCGAATCCCACGGCGGATATTTACGAAAAATTAGGTATTCAAACGCCGAAGAATGCGCTGGGTATCTTGACGATTACCCCCAGCGAGGCGTCGATTATCGCGGGGGATGTCGCCACCAAGTCCAGCAACGTGAAGCTGGGATTCATTGACCGGTTCAGCGGGTCGGTGGTCATCGTGGGCGAGGTCTCCGAAGTGGAGGCGGCCTTGCGCCAGGTGATTGCCACGCTACATAGTCTGTTGGACTTCGACATTCCAGAAATTACCCGGACGTAA
- a CDS encoding acetate kinase, which yields MAEKILAINAGSSSLKFKLYEMPAETVLMSGQLDRIGSKTSTFTYVIAGKQSKLVSPIADFVAAIQLVIDTLLSSHVITSKAEIIGVGHRISHGGKYYSQPVVVDADVKAKIHELSVLSPLHNPVNLLGIEAFEKLLPEAQEVAIFDTAFHHTIPAKAYMYALPYSYYVDHGIRRYGFHGPSHEYIAQRAPELFGRKQTHRMISCHLGNGGSLTALLDGQSVNSSMGFTPLAGIVMGTRSGDIDPEIIPYIEEELHMDSHAVREMLNQDSGLLGLSGISNDIRDLDIAAEAGNQRAQLALDVYVHQIQQYIGAYTTDLQGLDTLVFTAGIGEHSALIRQRVCDNLGYLGVRLDPEKNHANALSIEAADSRVKVAVIPTDEEIVIARDVVQALANQG from the coding sequence ATGGCAGAAAAAATTCTTGCAATCAACGCCGGTAGTTCTTCATTGAAGTTCAAGTTATACGAAATGCCGGCCGAAACCGTTCTGATGAGTGGTCAACTCGACCGAATTGGCTCGAAGACCAGTACGTTTACCTACGTGATTGCGGGCAAACAAAGTAAATTGGTGAGTCCCATCGCGGATTTTGTCGCGGCCATTCAGCTGGTGATCGACACGTTGTTGAGTAGCCACGTCATCACCAGCAAGGCCGAGATTATCGGCGTGGGTCATCGGATCTCACACGGGGGGAAATACTACTCACAGCCGGTCGTGGTTGATGCGGATGTCAAAGCAAAAATTCACGAACTCTCTGTCTTGTCGCCGTTACACAACCCTGTGAATTTACTGGGGATTGAGGCGTTTGAGAAGCTACTGCCCGAGGCCCAGGAAGTCGCGATCTTTGATACGGCGTTTCACCATACGATTCCCGCCAAAGCCTACATGTACGCGCTACCGTACAGCTATTATGTGGACCACGGGATTCGGCGGTATGGCTTCCACGGCCCGTCTCACGAGTACATCGCGCAGCGGGCCCCCGAGCTCTTCGGCCGTAAGCAGACGCACCGGATGATCTCGTGTCACCTGGGAAATGGCGGGAGTCTGACGGCCCTGCTGGACGGCCAGTCCGTCAATAGTTCCATGGGCTTCACACCGCTCGCGGGGATCGTGATGGGCACGCGGTCCGGGGACATTGACCCGGAGATTATTCCCTACATTGAAGAGGAGTTGCACATGGATTCCCATGCGGTCCGGGAAATGTTGAATCAGGATTCCGGTTTGCTGGGGCTATCGGGTATTTCCAACGATATTCGGGACCTCGACATCGCGGCCGAGGCGGGCAATCAACGCGCTCAACTCGCCCTCGACGTGTACGTACACCAGATTCAGCAGTACATTGGAGCCTACACGACCGACCTGCAGGGGCTGGATACCTTGGTCTTTACGGCCGGCATTGGCGAACACTCCGCGCTGATTCGGCAACGGGTATGTGACAACCTGGGATATCTGGGCGTGCGTCTGGATCCGGAGAAGAACCACGCCAACGCCCTCAGCATTGAGGCGGCGGATAGCCGGGTCAAGGTGGCCGTCATTCCAACCGATGAGGAAATCGTGATTGCTAGGGATGTGGTTCAGGCCTTGGCGAATCAAGGCTAG
- a CDS encoding NADH:flavin oxidoreductase, whose product MAQQFSFDRPQTLGPLHLRNGYCLAPLETRTALFDGEVGRDDCYFHREHARHVGLDIVGSIYVHASGATVTGSLSAADDAMIPGLRRLTAAIHASGARAVGQLVHAGRMTNHVATNGAPVVGPSAVRAAHGVVEMPHALTRAEVLAIVDQFGAATQRLILAGFDGVELHGANSFLLQQFLSPLSNRRTDDFGGDLLNRVRLPLLVVQRVLQVAKQARQPFVVGYRLSPEEVEPGGLRLLDTLTLSRLLTQLSIDYLSLSLHHYDQTAQTSAATAPVRRLFKAQIGNLPLMVAGEIARAADVQRLDQQVAFLAIGRQLMLNPQWPVAFRFPAALHTAAELSAERVGLPQAIFKYL is encoded by the coding sequence ATGGCACAGCAATTTAGTTTTGATCGGCCGCAGACACTGGGCCCCTTACACCTGCGGAACGGGTACTGCCTGGCGCCGTTAGAGACGCGGACGGCTTTATTTGACGGTGAAGTTGGTCGAGATGACTGTTACTTTCACCGAGAACACGCCCGCCACGTGGGTCTCGACATCGTCGGGTCTATCTACGTCCACGCCAGCGGAGCTACGGTGACCGGATCGCTTAGTGCGGCCGACGATGCCATGATTCCCGGTTTGCGGCGGTTAACCGCGGCCATTCATGCGTCCGGGGCCCGAGCCGTGGGACAATTGGTCCACGCCGGGCGGATGACCAACCACGTCGCCACGAATGGTGCGCCGGTGGTCGGGCCAAGTGCGGTTCGGGCCGCCCATGGGGTGGTTGAGATGCCGCACGCACTCACCCGTGCAGAGGTGCTAGCAATTGTCGATCAGTTTGGCGCGGCCACGCAACGGCTAATCCTGGCCGGCTTCGACGGGGTCGAACTGCACGGCGCCAATAGTTTTCTGCTACAGCAGTTCCTCTCGCCACTTTCCAACCGGCGAACCGATGACTTCGGCGGTGACCTGTTGAACCGGGTACGCCTGCCGTTGCTCGTGGTTCAGCGGGTCTTACAGGTCGCCAAGCAGGCCCGTCAGCCCTTTGTCGTTGGTTATCGGTTGTCCCCAGAAGAGGTGGAGCCCGGTGGCTTACGGCTACTGGATACGCTGACGCTGAGCCGGCTACTCACCCAGTTATCCATCGACTACCTGAGTCTGTCACTGCACCATTACGACCAAACGGCGCAGACCAGCGCGGCCACGGCACCAGTCCGGCGGCTCTTTAAGGCCCAGATTGGCAACCTGCCGTTGATGGTGGCTGGTGAGATTGCCCGGGCAGCGGACGTTCAGCGCTTGGACCAGCAGGTAGCGTTTCTCGCGATTGGGCGACAATTGATGTTGAATCCGCAGTGGCCTGTGGCCTTTCGTTTCCCAGCGGCCCTCCACACCGCCGCCGAGCTATCGGCCGAGCGGGTGGGGCTCCCGCAAGCCATCTTTAAATATCTGTAG